The following proteins are encoded in a genomic region of Microbulbifer sp. MKSA007:
- a CDS encoding Na/Pi cotransporter family protein — translation MSSFEILLHLAAGISLLFWATRMIRTGVERAVGQKFQGWMQQASKNRYTSFTTGFLVSIILQSATATAILARGFISKGSITLAAGLAIMLGADLGSTMVVQVLSLDLSWLLPVCLVVGGALFSRGSTRTMRQTGRIIIGVGQMLIALSFISMASEPLRESGSLPVILNLLIGDPFVAIITAAALTWLLHSSVAVVLMIMTLASTGVLPMEGALLFILGANIGSSIIPLVLTMSDSAEVRRVPLGNMIFRVAGVLITLLLMRFDVLTLDMLGDDPARAIANFHSGFNLGVVLLGIPTIGLVAGLTKLIISDSAGQSEEDAVMERLSLLDRKLLETPDLAFNAATREMLHMSEKVEAMLRGVMVVFRGDDAQTAKRLMKMDDEIDDLHRSIKEYLTDVTTQSMSDEDYQKYTELMNYCVCLEQMGDVIQRNLLVLAEKISGLNKEFSQEGWKEIKDLHAAVLQNLQISLRVLITRDPDLARDLVSRKVLVRELEYKSREAHLRRLSQNRKSSRTTSSIHLETISDLKYLNALLTTVAYPIVEGEGELLRSRLANEPQKSQSDMLPAAT, via the coding sequence ATGAGCAGTTTTGAAATACTTCTACACCTTGCTGCAGGTATTTCCCTATTGTTTTGGGCAACCAGAATGATCCGGACTGGCGTTGAGCGCGCGGTAGGCCAGAAGTTTCAGGGCTGGATGCAACAGGCCTCCAAGAACCGTTACACCAGCTTCACCACCGGCTTTCTGGTTTCCATCATTTTGCAAAGTGCGACGGCAACGGCCATTCTTGCCCGCGGGTTCATCAGCAAAGGCTCCATCACACTGGCCGCAGGCCTCGCCATCATGCTGGGGGCGGATTTGGGCTCCACGATGGTCGTGCAGGTGCTTTCCCTTGACCTGAGCTGGCTGCTGCCGGTCTGTCTCGTTGTGGGTGGCGCTCTGTTCTCCCGCGGCAGTACGCGCACCATGCGCCAAACGGGCCGTATCATCATCGGTGTGGGCCAGATGTTGATCGCACTGTCCTTCATCAGCATGGCTTCTGAGCCTTTGCGCGAAAGCGGCTCTTTGCCAGTCATCCTGAACCTGCTGATTGGTGATCCGTTTGTGGCGATCATCACCGCCGCTGCCCTCACCTGGCTGCTGCACTCTTCTGTTGCTGTTGTGCTGATGATCATGACACTGGCAAGCACCGGCGTTCTGCCAATGGAGGGCGCGCTGCTCTTCATTCTGGGCGCAAACATCGGCTCCAGCATTATTCCACTGGTGTTGACCATGAGCGATAGTGCTGAAGTGCGCCGTGTCCCGCTTGGCAACATGATCTTCCGTGTGGCTGGTGTTCTGATCACCCTGCTTCTTATGCGCTTTGATGTGCTCACTCTCGATATGCTGGGTGATGACCCTGCCCGCGCCATCGCCAACTTCCACAGTGGTTTCAACCTAGGTGTTGTCCTGCTCGGTATTCCAACAATCGGTCTTGTGGCCGGCCTGACCAAGCTCATCATTTCCGACAGTGCTGGCCAATCAGAGGAAGATGCCGTCATGGAACGGCTCAGCCTGCTGGACCGTAAACTGCTGGAAACCCCTGACCTTGCCTTCAATGCAGCCACCCGCGAAATGCTGCATATGAGTGAGAAGGTGGAAGCCATGCTACGCGGCGTGATGGTGGTATTCCGAGGGGATGATGCGCAAACAGCCAAGCGGCTGATGAAGATGGATGATGAGATCGATGATCTGCACCGTTCCATCAAAGAATACCTGACGGATGTGACCACCCAGTCCATGAGCGATGAAGATTATCAAAAGTACACTGAGCTCATGAACTACTGCGTCTGTCTGGAACAGATGGGCGATGTCATTCAGCGTAACCTGCTGGTGCTGGCTGAGAAGATTTCTGGCCTGAACAAGGAGTTCTCTCAGGAGGGCTGGAAGGAAATTAAGGACCTGCACGCAGCCGTGTTGCAGAACCTGCAGATCTCCCTGCGCGTGCTCATCACCCGCGATCCGGATCTGGCACGGGATCTTGTTTCCCGCAAAGTGCTGGTGCGTGAGCTGGAGTACAAGAGCCGCGAAGCACACCTGCGCCGTCTGAGCCAGAACCGCAAATCCAGCCGGACCACCAGTTCCATCCATCTGGAAACCATCAGCGATCTGAAGTACCTGAACGCGCTGTTGACCACCGTGGCCTACCCGATTGTTGAGGGCGAAGGTGAGCTGCTGCGCAGCCGGTTGGCCAACGAACCGCAAAAAAGTCAAAGTGACATGCTACCCGCTGCCACCTGA
- a CDS encoding nitric-oxide reductase large subunit, translating into MFDKDYDVTFSLKRLWILLGVGMVLAFGVLLFFGAEIYRMKPPIPNMVVSDSGDVIYTKDDIEEGQNVWQSLGGMQQGSIWGHGSYVAPDWSTDWLHREALALRDVFHRARVGTGYTPPSDEQKAFLQVLIEEEMRRNRYNPANETITISDDRATAVKQVEDHFTRLFASYDNIDGQNLRDDYAFPPNILITPEQAQKLSAFFFWTSWSSVTNRPDDTITYTSNWPHEPLVGNQPSGAAFIWTIISILLLLGCAGALCFYYVRQYDLWRERIIPEGGAAAKNPLANVKITPSMRATAKYFWVVVGLMIAQVALGILTAHYAVEGQDLYGIPLAEIIPYSISRTWHTQLAVFWIATAWLGTGLFMAPLLSGKDPAYQTLGVNFLWICLIIIVVGSFAGEWLGVNQFFSRTMNFWFGHQGYEYVDLGRFWQIFLFIGLLLWLVLVLRALYPALKGGHNRSLIALTLLSATAIGLLYGAGLFWGQNTHISVMEYWRWWVVHLWVEGVFEVFATAIIALIFVNLKLLRASTAAVAVIFATIIFMSGGVLGTFHHLYWSGTPIGVLALGAVFSALEVVPLLVIGFEAYQTHKLEQNTKWIEHYKWPLNFFASVLFWNLVGAGLLGFFINPPLALYYMQGLNSTPAHGHAAMFGVYGLLGIGLMLFCLRSLIPDNRWSDKWLQQAFWGLNIGLAMMLALSLIPQGIYQAYISFTESYWLARAPETIHGPVMTALVWARVPGDLVFGWGIFAIVMFMYRAYFGEPINEKEQAAKA; encoded by the coding sequence ATGTTTGACAAGGACTATGATGTAACCTTTTCACTCAAACGGCTTTGGATACTTCTCGGCGTAGGTATGGTCCTCGCCTTTGGTGTCCTTCTCTTTTTTGGCGCTGAAATCTATCGCATGAAACCACCTATTCCCAATATGGTGGTCTCAGACAGCGGCGATGTGATCTACACGAAAGATGACATCGAAGAAGGCCAGAACGTCTGGCAATCTCTTGGCGGTATGCAGCAAGGCAGCATCTGGGGGCATGGCAGCTACGTGGCGCCAGACTGGTCCACGGACTGGCTGCACAGAGAAGCGCTGGCACTGCGGGATGTATTTCACCGGGCACGGGTCGGTACAGGCTACACCCCTCCAAGTGATGAGCAAAAAGCTTTCCTTCAGGTTCTCATTGAAGAGGAGATGCGGCGCAACCGCTACAATCCGGCCAATGAGACCATCACCATTTCAGATGATCGGGCCACGGCCGTCAAACAGGTGGAAGATCATTTCACACGACTGTTTGCTTCCTACGACAACATCGACGGGCAAAACCTTCGCGATGATTATGCCTTTCCTCCCAACATTCTGATCACTCCCGAACAAGCTCAAAAACTCTCCGCATTCTTCTTCTGGACCTCCTGGAGTTCAGTGACCAACCGTCCAGATGACACCATCACCTACACCAGCAACTGGCCCCATGAACCACTGGTTGGCAATCAGCCAAGCGGTGCTGCGTTCATTTGGACCATCATTAGTATTCTCCTGCTGCTCGGCTGTGCTGGTGCGCTGTGCTTCTACTACGTCCGCCAATACGATCTGTGGCGTGAGCGGATCATTCCGGAAGGCGGCGCCGCGGCGAAAAACCCTCTAGCGAATGTGAAGATAACCCCTTCCATGCGGGCAACAGCCAAATACTTCTGGGTGGTTGTGGGCCTCATGATTGCGCAGGTCGCGCTTGGCATCCTCACGGCGCACTATGCTGTTGAAGGTCAGGATCTTTATGGCATTCCGCTGGCCGAAATCATTCCTTACTCCATCTCCCGCACCTGGCACACGCAGCTCGCTGTGTTCTGGATCGCGACAGCATGGCTGGGAACTGGTCTGTTCATGGCCCCATTGCTTTCCGGCAAGGATCCCGCCTATCAGACACTCGGCGTCAACTTCCTCTGGATCTGTCTGATCATCATCGTGGTGGGCTCGTTTGCGGGGGAGTGGCTTGGGGTGAACCAGTTCTTCTCCCGCACCATGAACTTCTGGTTCGGTCATCAGGGCTATGAGTATGTTGATCTGGGCCGTTTCTGGCAGATCTTCCTCTTCATCGGTCTACTGCTTTGGCTGGTGCTGGTGCTGCGTGCGCTTTATCCGGCCCTCAAAGGCGGCCACAACCGCAGTCTCATTGCCTTGACATTGCTCTCTGCCACCGCAATCGGCCTGCTCTACGGTGCCGGTCTGTTCTGGGGGCAGAACACGCATATCAGCGTTATGGAATACTGGCGCTGGTGGGTGGTGCATTTGTGGGTTGAGGGCGTCTTTGAGGTGTTCGCGACAGCCATTATCGCGCTCATCTTCGTCAACCTCAAACTGCTCCGGGCATCCACCGCAGCGGTTGCGGTGATCTTCGCCACCATCATCTTCATGTCCGGCGGCGTGCTGGGCACGTTCCACCACCTTTACTGGAGCGGCACACCGATTGGCGTGCTGGCACTGGGGGCTGTGTTCTCAGCGCTGGAAGTTGTGCCATTGCTGGTGATTGGCTTTGAGGCTTATCAGACCCACAAACTGGAGCAGAACACCAAGTGGATCGAGCACTACAAATGGCCGCTCAACTTCTTCGCTTCTGTTCTGTTCTGGAACCTCGTTGGTGCCGGTTTGCTCGGTTTCTTCATCAACCCGCCACTGGCACTCTATTACATGCAGGGCCTCAACTCCACACCGGCGCACGGTCACGCGGCCATGTTCGGGGTTTATGGCTTACTGGGCATCGGCTTGATGCTGTTCTGCCTGCGCTCGCTCATTCCGGACAATCGCTGGAGTGACAAGTGGCTGCAGCAGGCATTCTGGGGTCTCAACATCGGTCTGGCCATGATGCTGGCGCTCTCTCTGATCCCGCAGGGCATCTATCAGGCTTACATCAGCTTTACTGAGAGCTACTGGCTTGCCCGTGCACCGGAGACAATCCACGGCCCGGTAATGACCGCTTTGGTCTGGGCCCGCGTGCCAGGAGATCTGGTCTTTGGCTGGGGCATCTTCGCCATCGTCATGTTCATGTATCGTGCTTACTTTGGGGAACCAATAAACGAGAAAGAACAGGCGGCGAAGGCCTGA
- a CDS encoding MATE family efflux transporter, producing the protein MLAMSGRTLMMIVDRLCLAAYSEQTLTASGPAVFMGMSAISFFSGVTQIGRSVIAEAYARSGIEAAHKMGGRLFAVAILCVLGLILTLPLLMNISQLSGRPEEVVALENVYLSWAMLFGSIMILDSAASCYFGAIGNTRLIFKASLAGQLVAMPMTYLLVFGAYGFPELGMAGSAIGTVLGSLAVLIVYLRKTPRALRVAAWKEARALLSKSRRALDVLALFKRGMPLGAHDSTDEIGNTAIIWAVAIVGTTALAANNFNVILNYIGIVPVVGIANGATILSSQAIGRNQYDRIPKIISASLFVAFSYVAIVTVILQSFDREITSLFSLGIYGQDIFELSVSVTSHIWYYAVAFAVSFIASGMLQSFHQNTFVFKTRILTMWFGSVPASYLIAYNWGIEEGALQLIWISLSTFELALGLLFTAKIFSCLRDRNVPGELWETPIKRTEVT; encoded by the coding sequence ATGCTGGCTATGTCTGGCCGGACTCTGATGATGATTGTAGATCGACTGTGTCTCGCCGCCTATTCAGAACAGACGCTCACGGCTTCCGGCCCCGCTGTCTTCATGGGCATGTCCGCAATCTCTTTCTTCTCTGGTGTCACGCAGATTGGCCGCTCGGTTATTGCTGAAGCTTATGCACGTAGCGGGATTGAAGCGGCCCACAAAATGGGAGGCAGACTGTTTGCTGTCGCCATCCTGTGCGTGTTGGGCCTCATTCTCACATTGCCGCTGCTGATGAACATCTCCCAGCTTAGCGGCAGGCCAGAAGAAGTGGTTGCGCTGGAAAATGTCTACCTCAGCTGGGCCATGCTGTTTGGCTCCATCATGATTTTGGATAGCGCTGCCAGCTGTTACTTCGGCGCCATCGGCAACACCCGCCTCATCTTCAAGGCCAGCCTTGCCGGGCAGTTGGTCGCCATGCCCATGACCTATCTGCTGGTGTTTGGTGCCTACGGCTTCCCTGAGTTGGGGATGGCCGGCTCTGCCATTGGCACAGTCCTCGGCTCTCTGGCGGTGCTAATTGTCTATCTCCGCAAAACACCCCGCGCCTTGCGGGTTGCGGCCTGGAAAGAAGCCCGGGCCTTGCTCAGCAAATCTCGGCGAGCGCTTGATGTCCTCGCCTTGTTCAAGCGTGGCATGCCCCTTGGCGCCCATGACAGCACAGACGAGATCGGCAATACGGCGATCATCTGGGCCGTCGCCATTGTGGGCACAACAGCGCTGGCTGCCAACAACTTCAACGTCATCCTCAATTACATCGGCATCGTGCCTGTGGTTGGTATTGCCAATGGGGCGACGATCCTGTCCTCTCAGGCTATTGGCCGCAATCAGTATGATCGCATTCCCAAGATCATCAGCGCATCATTGTTTGTCGCATTCTCGTATGTGGCGATTGTCACGGTGATTTTGCAAAGCTTTGACCGGGAGATCACCTCGCTGTTCTCTCTTGGCATTTACGGGCAGGATATCTTCGAGCTCTCCGTCTCCGTCACTTCGCACATCTGGTACTACGCGGTTGCGTTTGCTGTGTCTTTCATCGCCAGTGGCATGTTGCAGAGCTTTCACCAGAACACGTTTGTCTTCAAAACCCGCATCCTCACCATGTGGTTCGGCAGCGTTCCTGCCTCCTACCTGATCGCCTACAACTGGGGCATCGAGGAAGGCGCGCTTCAGCTCATCTGGATCTCTCTGAGCACCTTTGAGCTCGCCCTCGGCCTGCTGTTCACCGCCAAGATCTTCTCGTGCCTAAGAGACCGCAATGTCCCCGGAGAACTATGGGAAACACCAATTAAGAGAACAGAAGTCACTTAA
- a CDS encoding helix-turn-helix transcriptional regulator, protein MDKRDRAVLFKNRLTEAMAQADVTRSQLARNAGVDRSTIGQLLNNEIPRLPNSQLLADLAASLGVSADWLLGLTNRPERPGDIIAAAMAMSPAERSSVDEQILNWHKEATGLKVRHVPATLPDILKTDRMLAWEYASFRGLDAEEVVGSIRGQLDWLRSRQSDYEISIPLHEIQACAQGIGYYAHLDEDTRREQLQFVADTCRQMFPRLRLFLFDAHKVFSAPITIFGPNLAVIYVGQYYLAFREAERVSSLTDHFDWLVREATVDARDVADYVETLIQ, encoded by the coding sequence ATGGACAAGCGTGACAGGGCTGTTTTGTTTAAAAACCGTCTGACTGAAGCCATGGCACAGGCAGATGTGACACGCAGCCAGCTGGCCCGAAATGCCGGTGTGGATCGCTCCACCATCGGCCAGTTGCTGAACAACGAAATCCCACGCCTGCCGAACAGCCAGTTGCTGGCAGACCTTGCAGCGTCCCTCGGCGTGAGTGCCGACTGGTTGCTAGGGTTGACCAACAGACCGGAGCGTCCCGGTGATATCATCGCGGCAGCCATGGCCATGAGCCCGGCAGAACGCTCTTCGGTCGACGAGCAGATCCTCAACTGGCATAAGGAAGCAACCGGTCTGAAGGTGCGCCACGTGCCCGCCACCCTGCCGGACATCTTAAAAACAGACAGAATGCTGGCCTGGGAGTACGCCTCGTTTCGCGGGTTGGATGCGGAAGAAGTGGTGGGCTCCATCCGCGGCCAGCTGGACTGGCTGCGCTCGCGCCAGTCAGACTACGAAATCTCCATACCGCTGCATGAGATACAGGCCTGCGCTCAAGGCATTGGCTACTATGCGCATCTGGATGAAGACACCCGCCGAGAGCAACTACAGTTTGTTGCGGACACCTGCCGCCAGATGTTCCCGCGGCTCCGCTTGTTCTTGTTTGATGCGCACAAGGTGTTCAGCGCCCCCATCACCATCTTCGGCCCCAATCTGGCGGTGATCTATGTAGGCCAGTATTACCTAGCTTTTCGCGAAGCGGAGCGTGTCAGCTCCCTGACCGACCACTTCGACTGGCTTGTACGCGAAGCCACCGTAGACGCCAGAGATGTGGCGGATTACGTTGAGACGCTCATCCAGTAG
- a CDS encoding DUF2061 domain-containing protein: MDSASRIFTKSVTWQVMGLVSMTLIGFVFTGSVTVGGGIAIVSSILGFIFYFLHELVWSNIKWGRKIAVPEAQQESQS; this comes from the coding sequence ATGGATTCAGCCTCACGCATTTTTACAAAATCAGTTACCTGGCAGGTCATGGGCCTCGTCTCTATGACGTTGATCGGCTTTGTGTTTACCGGCTCTGTCACCGTGGGCGGAGGCATTGCAATTGTCAGCTCCATCCTCGGCTTTATCTTCTATTTCCTGCATGAGCTGGTCTGGTCTAACATCAAATGGGGTCGCAAAATCGCTGTCCCGGAAGCTCAGCAGGAGAGCCAGAGCTAA
- a CDS encoding NUDIX domain-containing protein: MTDIVNGLLVQNGRVLMGLRSASRKNYPGLWSFVGGHVEDGETLEQALIRELGEEIGVKAQRFAKIFEFTAPAPSGEGSITFHMFTVDQWQGTPENLGDEHSEVRWVAFEEAIRLPGLAFAEYQNVFEKLKEEGAVQ; the protein is encoded by the coding sequence ATGACTGATATTGTGAATGGCCTGCTGGTGCAAAACGGGCGTGTTCTCATGGGCCTGCGCTCTGCATCGCGAAAAAACTATCCCGGCCTCTGGAGCTTTGTGGGTGGGCACGTTGAAGATGGAGAAACGCTGGAGCAGGCTCTTATCAGAGAGCTTGGCGAGGAAATTGGCGTTAAGGCGCAGCGGTTTGCGAAGATCTTTGAGTTTACAGCTCCGGCCCCAAGCGGTGAGGGCTCAATCACGTTTCATATGTTCACGGTCGACCAGTGGCAGGGCACGCCTGAGAATCTGGGCGATGAGCACTCTGAGGTGCGATGGGTGGCGTTTGAAGAAGCGATCAGACTGCCCGGTCTTGCCTTTGCTGAATACCAAAATGTCTTTGAGAAACTGAAAGAAGAAGGAGCGGTTCAATAG
- the prfH gene encoding peptide chain release factor H, with amino-acid sequence MTEKTSVRLLLSSGDGPAECRLALCHSVATMEKTAKKLGLSFASDPERADLSANVASAEVTLAGEGAKAFARAWCGTIKWTCQSPFRPNHKRQNWFIGVYELPVSATEAGEFNAEDLRFETLRAGGPGGQHQNKTESAVRVTHVPTGLSVVARDERSQHRNKQIAVQRLQEKLAGLSAEEGARLRKSERLLHHQLERGNPVRCFKGERFKEV; translated from the coding sequence ATGACGGAGAAGACGTCCGTTCGTCTGCTGTTGTCATCCGGAGACGGGCCTGCGGAATGCAGGCTCGCCCTTTGCCACAGCGTTGCAACTATGGAGAAAACAGCAAAAAAGCTTGGGCTCTCCTTTGCCAGTGATCCGGAACGTGCTGACCTTTCCGCAAATGTTGCGTCTGCTGAAGTGACACTTGCAGGTGAGGGGGCCAAGGCTTTTGCCAGGGCATGGTGCGGCACGATCAAGTGGACTTGCCAGAGCCCCTTCCGCCCCAACCATAAACGGCAGAACTGGTTCATCGGCGTCTATGAGCTGCCAGTATCTGCAACAGAAGCCGGAGAGTTCAACGCAGAAGATCTGCGCTTTGAAACTCTGCGGGCTGGTGGTCCGGGCGGACAACACCAGAACAAGACCGAAAGTGCGGTACGGGTTACTCATGTGCCCACAGGCCTTTCTGTTGTGGCGCGCGACGAACGCTCCCAACACCGCAACAAGCAGATCGCCGTGCAGCGTTTGCAGGAAAAGCTCGCAGGTCTTTCTGCGGAAGAAGGTGCGCGCCTGCGAAAATCTGAACGCTTGCTCCACCACCAACTGGAACGAGGCAATCCGGTGCGGTGCTTCAAAGGGGAGCGGTTTAAGGAAGTCTGA
- a CDS encoding RNA ligase RtcB family protein, translating into MGNLRLDCAGSATVAPAPIHRFYGTSAWILGDAEVQLNKLAQLEAVRQIAAFPDLHPGPVGVAILSDRVHPHMIGNDIGCGMTVFRTSLSAHKLKPQKLADRLRALQDYTDPAEGQARLRSADLPDDLAVTAIGTIGSGNHFCEVQVLAETPDVELAAKAGFAKGDVLLFVHSGSRSFGASIFADYAEVGSDGLAEEDERTAAYLKLHDLAVRWASLNRQIIAQRAAAALRCDVELVVDSSHNLIERYGDGFLHRKGAAKADVDFVPLAGSRDAKSFLLKPTGTKPEALASLAHGAGRKYDRASMHGRIAKQKSVRNALSRTSYGGRVVCEDKQLLVEEAPQAYKNSEDVLAQLAEAELATCVGVMTPVVTFKTARGAEERRSKR; encoded by the coding sequence ATGGGCAATTTACGCTTGGATTGTGCGGGCAGCGCTACAGTTGCGCCTGCGCCAATCCATCGATTTTACGGGACTTCTGCCTGGATCCTTGGGGATGCAGAAGTCCAACTCAACAAACTTGCGCAGCTTGAGGCGGTTCGCCAGATTGCAGCGTTTCCTGATCTTCATCCCGGTCCTGTGGGTGTTGCCATCCTGTCTGACAGGGTGCACCCGCATATGATCGGCAATGACATCGGCTGCGGGATGACCGTATTCCGCACCTCTCTAAGCGCTCACAAGCTGAAGCCGCAAAAGCTGGCAGACCGCTTGCGTGCGTTGCAGGACTACACCGATCCGGCTGAGGGGCAGGCGCGTCTGCGCAGTGCTGACTTGCCGGATGATCTTGCAGTCACAGCCATCGGCACCATAGGTAGCGGCAACCACTTCTGCGAAGTGCAGGTTCTGGCGGAAACGCCGGATGTAGAGCTTGCTGCCAAGGCTGGTTTTGCCAAAGGTGATGTGCTGCTTTTCGTCCATTCCGGCTCCCGCTCCTTCGGAGCCAGCATCTTTGCGGACTATGCAGAGGTTGGATCGGATGGGCTAGCAGAAGAGGATGAGCGCACTGCGGCTTACCTCAAACTGCATGATCTGGCTGTGCGATGGGCAAGCCTGAACCGGCAGATCATTGCACAACGGGCAGCCGCTGCTCTGCGCTGTGATGTGGAGCTGGTGGTCGACAGCAGTCATAACCTCATTGAGCGGTATGGCGATGGCTTCCTGCACCGCAAAGGGGCTGCGAAAGCGGACGTGGACTTTGTTCCGCTGGCAGGCTCTCGCGATGCAAAGAGCTTTCTGTTGAAGCCAACCGGCACCAAACCGGAGGCATTGGCATCTCTGGCACATGGAGCGGGCCGCAAATACGACCGTGCCTCCATGCATGGCCGGATTGCCAAGCAGAAATCCGTTCGCAATGCTTTGTCACGTACCTCTTACGGAGGCCGCGTGGTCTGTGAGGACAAACAGCTCCTCGTGGAAGAAGCACCACAAGCCTACAAGAACTCCGAGGATGTTCTTGCGCAGCTGGCTGAGGCAGAGCTGGCCACGTGTGTTGGGGTGATGACACCGGTCGTCACGTTCAAAACCGCTCGTGGGGCAGAAGAGCGGAGGAGCAAGCGATGA
- a CDS encoding NAD-dependent epimerase/dehydratase family protein, translating to MRVLVVGGTGFLGGALTETLTSAGHEVSVLVRGNTNRSLPNAVKAITADRHGDLSTLQEQQFDWAFDTCAFEPDAVRHLLEALGDTLQRYVFISSISAYGTFTKPLLNEQDAVPLPTEEDLALARNLEPKERSSAHSYGASYGRLKHACELEAEDMLGDRVTSLRVGLLVGAGDYSDRLTWWVRRIDQATADTPEVPAPAPTSRDVQMIDVQDVAEFALACAEEQRGGVWNVTSAPMRLGDMLQQIISVSGSPARLKWVDEEYILEAGIQPWTDLPVMIPSASDYTHFMNVDTARAEAAGLTCRPLSETLEPLLEWDRTRRDVPLKCGLSAEQEAALLEERFQAEV from the coding sequence ATGCGGGTTTTGGTTGTCGGTGGAACTGGGTTTTTGGGCGGTGCACTAACAGAGACACTTACCAGCGCAGGACATGAAGTGTCCGTTCTGGTGCGCGGCAACACCAACCGCTCGCTGCCAAATGCCGTGAAGGCTATCACAGCGGACCGGCATGGTGATCTGAGCACCTTGCAGGAGCAACAGTTCGACTGGGCTTTTGATACCTGCGCCTTTGAACCGGATGCGGTACGCCATCTGCTTGAAGCACTCGGAGATACCCTGCAGCGCTATGTGTTTATCTCCTCCATCTCCGCCTATGGAACCTTCACCAAGCCTTTGCTGAATGAACAGGATGCGGTGCCGCTTCCAACCGAAGAAGATCTTGCGCTCGCCCGCAATCTGGAACCGAAGGAGCGCAGCTCGGCACATTCCTACGGCGCCTCCTATGGCCGCCTCAAGCACGCCTGTGAGCTTGAGGCAGAGGACATGCTTGGAGATCGAGTGACGTCTCTGCGTGTAGGCCTGCTGGTCGGTGCAGGAGATTATTCGGATCGGTTGACCTGGTGGGTTAGGCGGATTGACCAGGCCACAGCTGACACGCCAGAGGTGCCAGCCCCTGCTCCGACTTCCCGAGATGTGCAGATGATTGATGTACAGGATGTGGCGGAGTTTGCTCTGGCCTGCGCAGAGGAACAACGCGGCGGCGTCTGGAATGTAACCAGCGCGCCCATGCGACTGGGCGATATGCTTCAGCAGATCATTTCAGTCTCCGGCTCCCCTGCTCGCCTGAAGTGGGTGGACGAGGAATACATTCTGGAAGCTGGCATTCAGCCTTGGACGGATCTTCCCGTCATGATCCCCTCCGCCTCCGACTACACACACTTCATGAACGTGGACACCGCCCGCGCAGAGGCCGCAGGCTTAACCTGTCGGCCACTTTCCGAAACGCTTGAGCCGCTGCTTGAGTGGGATCGGACACGGCGGGATGTTCCGTTAAAATGTGGCCTGTCAGCTGAGCAGGAAGCAGCTCTGTTAGAAGAGCGCTTTCAGGCAGAAGTTTGA
- a CDS encoding NAD(P)H-binding protein: protein MKLGILGASGFVGRELCKAALAQGHDVRVLARSARSAEQVPEGVEVIFGDYFNAASVRELVDGVDAVLTTIGPPETRRSPLKPADFEKAMQQLVAAMQEAGITRVIHLASAGTRYREEPLTLSRKLMRSILSVIVPVVIPSKEAELRVLSESDLNWTSIRPPLIATNVKGQLQTSETETQGFRVDVSQLSAFMLRVVLDERWFKTAPFVGTR from the coding sequence ATGAAACTGGGAATACTGGGTGCTTCCGGCTTTGTGGGCCGGGAGCTGTGCAAAGCCGCGCTGGCACAGGGCCATGACGTGCGAGTCCTCGCCCGCAGCGCTCGCTCTGCTGAGCAGGTGCCGGAGGGTGTTGAGGTGATCTTTGGTGATTATTTCAATGCTGCAAGTGTGCGTGAGTTAGTTGACGGCGTCGATGCCGTGCTCACCACCATTGGCCCACCGGAAACACGGCGTTCACCGCTGAAACCTGCGGACTTTGAAAAAGCCATGCAGCAGCTTGTGGCAGCGATGCAAGAGGCTGGCATAACCCGTGTGATCCATCTGGCAAGCGCGGGCACGCGATACAGAGAAGAGCCGCTCACTCTCAGCCGTAAACTGATGCGGTCCATTCTCAGCGTGATCGTGCCAGTAGTGATCCCGTCCAAAGAAGCGGAGCTGCGCGTGCTGTCAGAGTCCGACCTCAACTGGACCTCCATCCGCCCGCCGTTGATCGCCACCAATGTGAAAGGCCAGCTGCAAACCAGTGAGACGGAGACGCAAGGTTTCCGTGTGGATGTCAGTCAGCTGAGTGCATTCATGCTGCGGGTGGTTCTGGATGAGCGCTGGTTCAAAACTGCGCCGTTTGTGGGGACGCGGTAG